One part of the Alligator mississippiensis isolate rAllMis1 chromosome 3, rAllMis1, whole genome shotgun sequence genome encodes these proteins:
- the LOC132249443 gene encoding uncharacterized LOC128092250 homolog → MLLLLSLLPLPLLLLPLLLILLLLLSHDSCFPHLSRHQPLMLKVRSQPFSLGYWFT, encoded by the coding sequence ATGCTGTTgctactgtcactgctgcctctacCGCTGCTACTGTTGCCGTTGTTACTGATTTTGCTTTTGCTTCTATCGCATGACAGTTGTTTTCCTCATCTAAGCAGACACCAGCCTCTGATGCTCAAGGTGAGAAGCCAGCCTTTCAGTCTGGGCTACTGGTTCACTTAG